A section of the Candidatus Saccharimonadales bacterium genome encodes:
- a CDS encoding ABC transporter ATP-binding protein, which translates to MNSVEVHDLFKEFKLPHDKNTSLKQTLLHFQRRRFERLEVLKGISLKVKKGEFFGILGRNGSGKSTLLKILAGIYQPTSGSVNVNGLLTPFIELGVGFNPELTGRDNVYLNGAIFGLTPKQINELYNEIVAFAELEKFMDQKLKNYSSGMQVRLAFSIAIQAQSQILLIDEVLAVGDVKFQRKCLDVFRQLKKSGRTIIFISHDLAAVEEFCDRAVLINEGKILAAGVTSQVIAQYQTLMSAGDIGEKREFQHIGTGEVQITKIRALSKGKAVMHVPEGEPFDIEISYKASQEVANPVFGLALEINGLTVAGPNTMESRLSLGKVNGSGKVMAGFNLNPLAPGVYNLTASCFNEDLSSPYDFVNEAGSLQIIGKERHGIINLEPDWSKD; encoded by the coding sequence TGAGCGGCTGGAAGTTCTGAAGGGCATTTCACTTAAGGTTAAAAAAGGAGAATTCTTTGGCATTCTTGGTCGCAATGGTAGTGGCAAGAGTACCCTGCTAAAAATCTTGGCGGGGATTTACCAACCCACCAGCGGTTCAGTCAATGTTAACGGATTGCTAACCCCTTTTATAGAACTGGGAGTGGGCTTCAATCCGGAACTAACCGGCCGTGACAACGTCTATCTTAACGGGGCCATCTTTGGCTTAACTCCAAAACAGATCAATGAGCTATACAACGAAATCGTAGCTTTCGCTGAATTAGAAAAGTTTATGGATCAAAAACTTAAAAATTACTCCTCTGGCATGCAGGTGCGGTTGGCTTTTTCGATTGCTATTCAGGCTCAATCCCAGATCCTATTGATTGATGAGGTCTTAGCTGTCGGTGATGTTAAGTTTCAACGCAAATGCCTTGATGTCTTTAGGCAATTGAAGAAGTCGGGCCGCACCATTATATTTATTAGCCATGACTTAGCGGCTGTTGAAGAATTCTGCGACCGGGCGGTGCTAATTAATGAGGGAAAAATTTTAGCAGCCGGAGTAACGTCCCAAGTTATCGCCCAGTATCAAACTTTGATGTCGGCCGGCGATATAGGGGAGAAGCGAGAATTTCAACATATTGGGACCGGTGAAGTTCAGATTACTAAGATTAGGGCACTGTCGAAAGGCAAGGCCGTTATGCATGTCCCAGAGGGGGAGCCATTTGATATTGAGATAAGCTACAAAGCTTCGCAAGAAGTTGCCAATCCAGTCTTTGGACTAGCGCTAGAGATTAACGGCTTGACGGTCGCGGGACCGAACACTATGGAATCGAGGCTCAGTCTCGGGAAAGTTAACGGGAGCGGCAAAGTTATGGCCGGATTCAATCTCAATCCTCTTGCTCCAGGTGTTTACAATCTAACGGCTAGTTGTTTTAATGAAGACCTCTCGTCTCCATATGATTTTGTCAATGAGGCCGGAAGTCTACAAATAATCGGTAAGGAAAGACATGGCATTATCAACCTCGAGCCTGATTGGTCAAAAGATTAA
- a CDS encoding class I SAM-dependent methyltransferase, with protein MSKTKVINAQKTRTKTCVFCGNTKLSEVIDFGDMALAGAFLTKEQIPNEKKYPLVIVFCEVCYVVQVRDHIDPKVLFANDFYFSSAIKTLRDHFVEYAAEVTDRFLKDPHRAVAVEFGSNDGVLLRPLAKEGIGTVIGVDPATNITKSVNSDEFIVINDFFNVATSKSIKKKYGKANLIMANNVFAHISDINGATDGVYNLLADDGVFVFEVHYLGKIIEEMQYDFIYHEHIYYYSLIALQNHLNRHGMVIFDIKPISIHGGSIRYYAAKKSSKHTKNISSSVTKLRDQELELGYDKASTYIRYGKSVAIKKHQLMSLLEKLKAEGKSIVGYGASGRANTIIQYCGITGDHIDYIIDDAPAKQGLYTPGSHIEIKANKVLTADHPNYILIFAWAFYKEIIAKLDNYIGRGGRVIVPLPEVKIYPTEEQP; from the coding sequence ATGTCCAAAACTAAAGTGATTAATGCCCAAAAAACACGAACCAAAACCTGTGTTTTTTGTGGCAACACAAAATTATCAGAAGTTATTGATTTTGGCGACATGGCGCTTGCTGGCGCCTTCTTGACTAAAGAGCAAATTCCCAACGAAAAGAAATACCCGCTGGTGATCGTTTTCTGTGAGGTCTGCTACGTAGTCCAGGTAAGAGACCATATTGATCCGAAGGTCCTCTTTGCCAATGACTTCTACTTCTCATCAGCTATCAAGACCTTACGCGATCACTTTGTGGAGTATGCCGCCGAAGTCACCGATCGATTCCTGAAAGACCCCCACAGGGCTGTAGCAGTAGAGTTTGGTAGCAACGACGGGGTACTACTAAGGCCTCTGGCGAAAGAAGGCATCGGCACTGTGATTGGTGTTGACCCAGCCACGAACATCACCAAGTCGGTCAATAGTGATGAGTTTATCGTTATAAATGATTTTTTCAACGTCGCTACGTCAAAATCGATCAAAAAAAAATACGGTAAGGCCAATCTCATTATGGCCAATAATGTTTTTGCCCACATAAGTGATATTAACGGTGCCACCGATGGGGTTTATAATCTCCTGGCTGATGATGGAGTCTTTGTGTTCGAGGTCCATTACTTGGGTAAAATTATCGAAGAGATGCAATACGATTTCATCTATCATGAGCATATCTACTACTACTCACTGATAGCGCTTCAAAACCACCTTAACCGTCATGGCATGGTCATATTTGATATCAAACCGATCTCTATCCATGGCGGCTCTATCCGCTACTACGCCGCTAAAAAAAGCAGTAAACATACCAAGAACATTTCTTCGAGCGTGACAAAACTACGTGATCAGGAGCTTGAACTAGGTTATGATAAGGCCTCAACTTACATCCGCTATGGGAAAAGTGTTGCAATCAAGAAGCACCAACTAATGAGTCTTCTAGAGAAGTTAAAGGCTGAAGGCAAAAGCATTGTCGGATATGGGGCTTCAGGTCGTGCCAATACCATAATCCAATACTGCGGCATTACTGGTGACCATATTGACTATATTATTGATGATGCGCCAGCCAAGCAGGGACTCTATACGCCCGGGTCTCATATTGAGATAAAAGCTAATAAGGTGCTTACAGCCGACCACCCAAACTACATTTTGATATTTGCTTGGGCTTTTTACAAAGAGATTATTGCAAAACTAGATAATTACATAGGACGGGGTGGTCGGGTGATTGTACCGCTGCCCGAAGTAAAAATCTATCCAACAGAGGAGCAACCATGA
- a CDS encoding glycosyltransferase, whose amino-acid sequence MALSTSSLIGQKIKLSKSLLIKEPTFIIRYWLVGEITHSLTGGAYKDKKIIDIGGNGSPLPDILDKKIDLLDLPENNYENYIKASALDMPIKDHSYDIVTSCDVYEHIKQDDRQTFIKELLRISKEFVILCGPMYSPESAAAEKRVNNFFNSIFGREHPWLNEHITYGLPKATELEEILKEEGINFIKFDHGCLPSWELITKLNFLSVEGAIADDDRIEGEIEALNNDYISKYGPHDFCEKGYRTIYIIDVSGSGSLIKFDTPKVEPGIEDHFSLRTQNILAGLASSIRVHSHNEDLLNIEATELLRHNHALQEELNGIYDSKLWFFFRVARKLISILKKIFRKIGLTQIFKWIKSIVLDIAMKTPYIRRILSVTHAEIQRKKNQRLREYEYLEWVRQHRPTSFDLEDQAKSSTLFKSQPLISIIMPTYNTQPDFLKTCIESVQNQSYRNWELCIADDASPGERTQHILSEYANSDTRIKVKFRKKNGHICAASNSALELASGKYIALLDHDDFLWANALYEVVATINRHPDADLIYSDEDKIDQKGLVHSDPFFKPDWSPDYLRSVNYITHFAVIRKQLMDKVGGFRLGYEGAQDWDLFLRLSRETSRIYHIPKIIYSWRKSNTSTALLASAKKYAYTNQRKALMDDATARGLEVRELKWGVPNLMWRSDYKLNGVPKVSIIIPTKDQYPHISKCLATLYRRTTYSNFEVVLVDTGSGDKRVWQLYEKYRQHQNFKQIQWNDEFNFSDVCNFGAQSASGEYLLFLNNDTEIITRDWVQGLLQFAQQPHAGAVGCKLLYPNHTLQHAGVILGVGGNNQTPGIAGHFYPAYQDNPPEDSTEALYIGGVRDFSAVTAACVMVSKTKFNKVGGFDGKFKIAWNDVDFCLKLRKEGLFNIFNPYVKLFHHESVSVGVPGSKHRDLNLFNQEIKLFGEKWGWDYINNDPYYNPNFRRDTANARLSLD is encoded by the coding sequence ATGGCATTATCAACCTCGAGCCTGATTGGTCAAAAGATTAAACTATCTAAGTCCTTACTTATCAAAGAACCAACCTTCATCATTAGGTATTGGTTAGTTGGCGAGATCACTCATAGCCTAACTGGCGGAGCCTATAAAGACAAAAAAATAATTGATATTGGCGGGAATGGCAGTCCGTTACCAGACATATTGGATAAAAAAATCGATCTACTAGATCTACCTGAAAACAACTACGAGAATTACATCAAAGCATCGGCATTAGATATGCCGATAAAAGACCATAGCTACGACATTGTTACGTCATGCGATGTCTACGAACACATCAAACAAGACGACCGTCAAACGTTCATAAAAGAGCTACTTCGGATAAGTAAGGAATTTGTGATACTTTGCGGCCCCATGTATAGCCCGGAATCGGCTGCCGCCGAGAAGCGCGTTAACAATTTCTTTAATAGCATCTTTGGTCGGGAACACCCCTGGCTTAACGAACACATTACTTATGGCTTACCCAAAGCAACGGAGCTTGAAGAAATACTTAAGGAAGAAGGCATAAACTTCATTAAATTTGATCATGGCTGCTTGCCAAGCTGGGAGCTCATAACAAAACTAAACTTCTTGTCAGTAGAAGGTGCAATTGCCGACGATGATCGCATCGAAGGCGAAATTGAAGCGCTAAACAATGATTACATTTCAAAATATGGTCCTCACGATTTCTGCGAGAAAGGATATCGCACGATCTATATCATAGACGTTAGTGGTAGTGGGTCCTTGATAAAATTTGATACCCCTAAAGTAGAGCCTGGTATAGAGGATCATTTTAGCCTTCGCACACAGAACATATTGGCCGGCTTGGCAAGTTCTATCCGGGTACACTCTCACAACGAAGATTTGCTTAACATCGAAGCCACTGAACTGTTGAGGCACAACCACGCGCTACAAGAGGAGCTCAATGGTATATATGATTCAAAGCTTTGGTTCTTCTTCAGGGTTGCAAGAAAACTTATCTCAATACTTAAAAAAATATTTAGAAAGATTGGATTAACACAAATCTTTAAATGGATCAAATCAATAGTATTGGACATTGCTATGAAGACGCCTTATATCCGGCGTATATTGAGCGTTACACATGCCGAGATCCAACGTAAAAAGAATCAACGCTTACGTGAATATGAGTATCTTGAGTGGGTTCGTCAACATCGTCCGACTTCGTTTGACCTAGAAGATCAAGCAAAGTCGTCGACACTTTTTAAGAGCCAACCCCTTATTAGCATCATCATGCCGACATATAATACCCAACCAGATTTCTTAAAAACCTGTATTGAGTCGGTCCAGAATCAGAGTTATAGAAACTGGGAACTGTGTATAGCCGACGATGCTTCGCCAGGCGAACGTACGCAGCATATATTGTCCGAATATGCTAACAGTGATACACGTATTAAGGTTAAATTTCGAAAAAAGAATGGCCACATCTGTGCTGCCTCCAATTCAGCGCTCGAACTAGCATCTGGTAAATATATCGCCTTATTGGATCATGACGACTTTCTTTGGGCCAATGCGTTATATGAGGTCGTTGCTACAATCAATCGGCATCCGGATGCAGATTTAATTTACAGTGACGAAGACAAGATAGACCAAAAAGGCCTGGTGCATTCTGATCCCTTTTTTAAGCCGGATTGGAGCCCTGACTATTTGCGGTCAGTTAACTACATTACTCACTTTGCGGTAATACGAAAACAGCTTATGGATAAAGTAGGCGGTTTTCGATTGGGATATGAGGGCGCTCAGGACTGGGACCTGTTTCTTCGACTATCACGTGAGACGAGTCGGATCTATCACATACCCAAAATCATATATAGCTGGCGAAAGAGTAATACTTCTACTGCTCTTTTAGCTTCTGCTAAGAAGTATGCTTATACCAACCAACGCAAAGCACTAATGGATGACGCTACTGCTCGTGGTCTCGAAGTCAGAGAGCTCAAATGGGGGGTGCCAAATTTAATGTGGCGTTCAGACTATAAGCTCAATGGCGTACCTAAAGTTTCCATTATCATTCCCACCAAAGATCAATACCCGCATATCAGCAAATGCCTTGCCACATTGTATAGACGCACAACCTACTCGAACTTTGAGGTTGTGTTGGTGGATACTGGCTCGGGGGATAAGCGGGTATGGCAGCTCTACGAAAAATACCGGCAACACCAGAACTTTAAACAAATACAGTGGAATGATGAATTTAATTTCTCGGATGTCTGTAATTTTGGAGCCCAGAGTGCTAGCGGCGAATATTTGTTGTTCTTAAACAACGATACAGAGATAATAACCCGTGATTGGGTCCAGGGGCTCTTACAGTTTGCTCAGCAACCACATGCAGGCGCAGTTGGCTGCAAGCTACTCTATCCCAACCATACCTTGCAGCATGCAGGTGTTATTCTCGGAGTTGGTGGTAACAATCAAACCCCCGGCATAGCTGGACATTTCTACCCGGCCTATCAAGATAATCCTCCGGAAGACTCGACCGAAGCTTTGTATATTGGTGGCGTTCGAGATTTCTCTGCGGTAACGGCTGCTTGTGTAATGGTATCCAAGACCAAATTTAATAAGGTAGGTGGCTTTGATGGTAAGTTTAAGATTGCATGGAATGATGTCGACTTTTGCCTCAAACTGCGAAAAGAGGGTCTGTTCAACATATTTAACCCATACGTGAAACTATTCCATCATGAATCGGTTTCAGTAGGGGTGCCTGGCTCAAAACATCGTGATCTCAATTTATTTAATCAAGAAATTAAACTCTTCGGAGAGAAGTGGGGCTGGGACTATATCAATAATGATCCATACTATAATCCCAACTTCCGCCGTGACACGGCCAATGCTCGGCTAAGCCTCGATTAG